The DNA segment GAACCGCAACCACAGGTTATTTTCAAAACATTTAAAGGAATGGGCTTCGATCCTGACAAATTGCAGGAAAAAACCGGAATTCCGGTGATCTGTCTGACATACAGCAGCATCGCAACCAAAAGGCAGTTGATCTACAACTCACTCAAACTTATGGGTGATGTTGTCGGCAAATCTGAAAGAGCTGAAAAAGTCTGTAATTTCATCGAAAAAAACATCAATGATCTGGAAAAGAGAACTGCGAACGTCCCTGAATCACAGCGCAAATCCTGCTACATAGGCGGAATTGCAAAAAAAGGGCCTCACGGTTTTCAATCCACTGAACCGGCCTATCCTCCTTTTCTCTTCGTTAATGCTAAAAACGTAGCCTGTCCGCCGAAAGAACAGGGCAAACCATTGCAACATGCAAATGTTTCAAAAGAACAGATTGTAGCGTGGAATCCTGAAATTTTATTTATGGACATCTCAACCTGCCAGCTTGGCGATGAAGCAAGCGCCATTAATGAACTTAAAACTGATCCAGTTTACAAGAGCCTTGATGCCGTAATTAATGATCAAGTTTATACAGTTCTGCCTTATAACTGGTATTCGCGGAATTACGGTTCAATAATCGCAGATGCTTTTTATGTAGGTAAAGTTTTGTACCCTGAAAAATTTGCGGACATTGATCCTAAAGCTAAAGCCGATGAAATATACAGTTTCATGGTCGGAAAGCCTGTATTTAATGAGATGGATAATGCCTTTAAAGAAAAAGCATTCGACAAGCTGGTTTTGAGGTAGTCAATGCACTTTAATGACGGACAAATCCCGCCGGAGTATGCAAAACATATTAGGCGCAAGTCTTTATTCATTGTCGCAGGATTTATTATCACTGCGATAGTATTTACTTCGTCCATCGGAATGGGACCTGTTTCTATCTCATTTTCGGAAACGCTTCGTACTCTGTTTGGAGAAACTATATCCAAACGATTCGATCTCATAATATGGAATATCAGACTGCCCCAAGCCCTCACAGCAATTGCTGCCGGGGCGGGGCTTTCTGTTTCCGGCGCAGTAATGCAGGCAATTCTCCGAAATCCTCTCGGCTCACCGTTCACCTTGGGGATTTCACATGCGGCAGCTTTCGGTGCCGCTGTTTCTGTCATGATCCTCGACTTTGGGACCATGGCCAGCTCAAACGTCGGCGCAGTGACTATTAACAGCCCTTATTTAACGACAGCAGTTGCATTCTCTTTCAGCCTGATTGCCACCTTTGCGATCATTGCAATATCGCGGCTTCGTCGGGCTACGCCGGAAGTAATGGTTCTCACAGGGGTTGCCTTGGGAGCGTTGTTCACAGCTGGAACCATGTTTCTACAATACTTTGCAGATGACGTTCAACTGGCAGCCATGGTTTTCTGGACTTTCGGAGACGTTGCCAGAGCAACATGGACTGAACTTGGAATAATAAGCGTAGTAACTTTCATTGCCTATATCTGGTTCACCCTGAACCGCTGGAATTTCAATGCCATTGAAGCTGGCGACGAAACAGCAAAAGGTCTGGGTGTAAAGGTCGAACGTATAAGACTTACAGGAATGCTGCTCGCCTCGCTTGTGACTTCCGTAATAGTTTCATTTCTGGGAATTATCGGATTTGTAGGGCTAGTCTGTCCGCACATGGTCAGGCGTATGATCGGTGATGATTATAGATTTCTGCTTCCGGGGTCATGTCTGCTCGGAGCCGCCCTGCTCTTAACAGCGGACACAGCCGCACGTCTTATGCTCGCACCAAACGTACTGCCTGTGTCGGTACTGACAGCATTCCTAGGAGCTCCGGTCTTTATCTGGCTGATAATAAGGGGAAATAAATGATAAACCTCAAAGTAAACGGCCTTAATTTCAACTACAACGGAACTTCGATTCTTGAAGGAATTAATTTTTCCGTAGATAAGGGTGAACTTCTTGCCATTCTCGGTCCCAACGGAGCTGGAAAAACAACCTTACTCAAATGTCTGAACGCCATCCACAAGCCCGAACAGGGCTGTGTTCTCGTTAAAGAACGGGATGTTTTCAAACTCAGTTCAGACGACATCGCAAAACTGCTGGGATATGTCCCGCAAAGGGTTGAACCAGCACGACTAAGTGTCTTCGATGCGGTCCTTATGGGGCGCAAACCACATATTAAATGGCGGGTCCGCGACCACGACATCTGCATTGTGGATGCGGCATTAAAACGACTTTCTTTATGCCATCTATCGTTGAGATATATCGATCAATTAAGCGGCGGAGAACTGCAAAAAGTCAGCATTGCGAGAGCCCTTGTTCAGGAGCCGGAAGTTCTTTTGCTGGATGAACCCACCAGCAGTCTTGATCTTAAAAACCAATTGGAAATTCTGCGGACCGTCAGGGGGGTTGTGAAAGGGCACATGGTTTCAGCCATCATGACCATGCACGACCTGAATACAGCACTCCGCTACGCCGACAAATTCATTTTTCTCAAAGACGGAACAATTTACGGATGCGGCGCAACTGAATGTGTCACACCGGAAATGATCGAAGCGGTATATGGAGTGCCTGTTGAAATTGAAATCAGAAACGGATGTCCCGTTATTCATCCCATTGAAGATTTAAACGCAATTGACCACAGCCATACGCACAGCCACGACCATGTACACGCAACAGCCTCAATTCATAACCAATAGGAACTACAAATGAATAATTTTTTCAGCCCCGAAACAATTAAAAGAGTTATAGAATTCCACGGTCATCAGTGCCCCGGACTGGCTGTAGGTATTCGTGCATCAGAACTGTGTTTAAACAAACTGGGACATAACAAGGATTCCTCGCTTGTAGCCATTTGTGAAACAGATATGTGCGGAGTGGATGCAATCCAGTTTCTCACCGGATGCTCAGTAGGAAAAGGCAACCTGCTCTTTAAAGATCACGGGAAAATGGTTTTTACATTTTTCAGACGCGAAGACGGGGAAGGGTTTAGAGCATTGCTGAATCCCGACTTTTTGGAAAAAAACAGAGCGAAAATGAACAGACTGATGGAGGTCTCTTCCAATGGTACGGCAACAGACGAAGAAGAAAAACAATGTACAGCTGTTCGGTCTGAAGTCGAAACCCAGTATTTGGAAGCAGATCTTGAAGAAATGTTCATTCTAGATAAACCGCAAATAAACATGCCCCGCCCTGCCCAAATTCTGCAATCTCTTAACTGTGAAATTTGCGGTGAAAAACTGATGGAATCACGCTCAAGAAGATTCTCAGGGCAGACACTGTGCATCCCCTGCTTTACTAAAGTTGAACAGAAAATCTGATCTACCACTTGACCCTCATAATAGAGATAGCGCATATAATATAGTATATCTCTAATGAGGAGTCTTTATGAAAATTTCAACATTTTTGATATTCATAATCCTGATATTTGCTTCTCCCTGCACGGCGACAGCTCAGCCTGCTAAAATAACTCTGGCGACACACAACCTGTGTCCCTATGGTTGCTACGATGAAAACGGGGTATTTGATGGATGCGCTGTAAGGGTAGTCAAGTATGCCTTCAACAAAATGAATATCAAACTGAATATTGTTGTAGTTCCGTGGATCAGGGCGCAACGTTTAGCTAGGGACGGGAAAGTTGACGGTTTTTTCGCAGCCTCTAAGAGTGAAGACCGTGACCAATATGGAGTGCAGTCCGCCATTATCGCTGAACAAAGATGGAACTGGTATATGCTTCAGGAAAATCCATTGGACCCAGCTTCTGAACACTTCAAAAAAAGAGCTACAGTCGCCAGTTTTCGGGGATCAAACATGCTCAAATGGCTTAATACCAACAACTACAATGCCACATCATCCCCCCCCACCACAGAGCTTCTACTCAATATGCTTTTGCTTAAACGCTTTGATGCCATGCTTGCAAACGATATGGTTATGACTGATAAAATCTTAAAACATAATATTCATAACCGCTTAAAAATTATAACTCTTTTAAGCAAGCCTCTAGGTGTTTATTTTTCTAAAAATTTCATAAATGAAAACCCGTATTTTCTGAATCAATTCAATAAACATGTTGAAAAATACATGAAGGATCACCCTCTCCCTCTGAATATCTACGCCTGCCCTTTGCTCTAATGATTAATATTGCCACGGCAATCAGCACAAAGCCTCCTGATATAAAAGTATCAAGAGGCTTTGTTATATACTGAAGTTATACAGGATTTTTTATTTTATAAAATACAGCATAAAGCACAGGAACTACGAGCAACGTAAGCACTGTTGCAAATGCAAGCCCCGACATAATCGTCACTGCCATTGCCGAGAAGAAAGCATCTGTTACAAGAGGCAGCATACCGAGAATGGTAGTAACTGCCGCCATTGCGACAGGCCGGATACGGCTTACACACGAATCGACAACGGCCATGTAGGGTTCCTTGCCTTCCTTGAGCTCAATATTGACCTGATCAAGCAATACAACCGCATTCTTAATGAGCATACCGGACAGACTCAAAAATCCGAGAAGAGCCATGAATCCGAAAGGCTCTCCCGTGAGAAGTAATCCCACGGTAACACCGATGATAGACAACGGAACGGTCAGCCAGATAATAAGCGGAATCCGCAAACAGTTGAAAAGCATTATGGTTACAAGAACCATAATTGCAAAAGGTAAAGGCAGACACCCACCTAAACTGGCTTGAGCGTCGGTCGAATCCTCATACTCTCCGCCCCATTCCATAGTATATCCGGCAGGGATTTTAATGGATTCAATTTGCGGTCTCAGCTCATTAAATAAAACCGAAGGCAACCCTGAAACAGGCTCACAGGAAGCAGTAACCGTCAACATCCTATTTCTTGTTTTAAGCATTCCGTATTGCATTTCAGTGGCAAAGCCTGAAACAATCTCTTCAACCGGAATCATACGCCCAGCGACAGGACTGAAGACCTGCACATCACCGATCTGCTCAACATTCAGCCGCTCATTTTCAGGAGGCCGCATGACAATCGGTAACAACTTATCCCCTTCTCTGTAGACTCCGGCTCTTGCCCCGGAAAAGAACATATTCATAGCCCTTGCAAGGTCAGGGCGGGTAATCCCGGCAATTTTAGCCTGAGCTTCCATGATCACCGGAGTGAGGACTTTTACTTCCTGTCTCCAGTTATCTCTTATGGATTCAGCCTTGCCGGATTTAAGCATTACCTGCTGAGCTTCACGTGAAAGATCACGAAGAATTTTCGTATCCGGTCCGCTGAAACGAACTTCGAACGAAGCTTCTCTCCCCGGTCCGAGTTTAAATTTCTTAAACTTCGCTTCTGCTTGCGGATACAAGGCGTTAACCTCTTCTTTGTACTTGGTCATCACCTCGTCAACCGTACTATAATCTTTCACTTCGACTAAAATCATTCCATACGAAGAATTCGACTTTTCTGGGGCATAAGTAAGAATAAACCTAGGCGCACCTTCTCCTATAAAAGAGGTGATATTCTTAACTCGTTTATCCTTTTTAATGAAACGCTCAATCTCAGCAATATCATCACGAGTTGCCCTTACATCTGTGCCTTGCGGTAACCAGTAGTGTATAAAAAAGCGTGGCTGAGTAGAATCAGGAAAGAAACTCTGCTTCACGAAACCGAACCCGTAAATGGACGCAACCAGCATCCCGCCAAGAACAAGCAAGGTGAAAGCTCTACGCCTTAGACAAAACTCTAATACTTTTTTATATACCCGGAAGATGAAACCTTTATAAAGATCTCCGCCTTCGCTGACCTTCGGTTTCAAAAACATTTCGCAAAGCAACGGGGTAATGGTTACCGCCGTAATCCAGCTCATCATCAGAGAAATCAGCAGAACTACGAACAAAGATCTACAAAATTCCCCAACACTGTCCTGACTCATACCTATTCCGGCAAAAGCCAGCACGGCTATGACTGTCGCTCCAAGTAAAGGCCATTTATTCTGCTCCACTACATCAACAGCTGACTGAATTCTACGGCCACCCTTTTGATAACGAATCAGGATACCTTCGATAATAACGATAGCGTTATCTACAAGCATCCCCAAAGCGATGATAAGCGCCCCGAGCGAAATACGCTCCAAAGCGACCCCCGCCATCTGAATAAAAATAAATGACCCGCAAATTGTTATCAGCAGAACAGCTCCTATAAGAAGCCCGCTCTGCATTCCCATAAACAAAAGAAGTACAATGATAACAATCACTACAGCTTCGCCAAGATTAAGAACAAATGAATTTACAGCGTCCTCAACCCTTTTCGGCTGGAAATAAATATTTTCGACATTTATGCCGATCGGAGTTTCACTCTTTAACTCTTCAAGCTTAAGGTCTACCGCTTTCCCGAGATCAACCACATTACTTGAAGGAATCATCGAAATACCCAGAGCAATCGAAGATTTCCCGTTGAAATGCATTATCCGTGACGGCGGGTCCTGATAACCTCTATGAATGGTGGCTACGTCTTTCAGAGGAACAAGCATTCCACCTTTCACGTCCCGTATAAATAAATCTCCCAGACTTTCTACAGACTCGATCCCGCCTGTCGGAGCTATTTCAATATACTCCCTTCCAACCCGTACATTACCAGCTTTAACAACCAGATTCCGCTCAGAAAGCATTTTGTAGACAGATTCCAGAGACAGCCCGAGTTGAGCCATTCTAGCCCGCGAGATCTCAACAAAAACCGTTTCCTGCCGATCTCCCCAGATGGAAACCTTTGCCACATTATCTACCAGCAGCAATTGTTTACGCAAGTAACTGACATAGTCCTGAAGATCCTGCTGAGAATAGCCGTCACCTGAAACCGAAAGCAAAATTCCGTAAACGTCACTGAAATCATCAATAACAAACGAAGGCCCGGCTCCCGGAGGGAGAGCTCTCTGTGCATCATTCACCTTTCTCCGCAACTCATCCCAGACCTGCGGCAAGGTGTTCTTGTCGTACTTCTCTGCAACTTCAACCGTAACAATGGACTGCCCGCGATTGTTAATAGAGGTAACTTCTTTGAGCTGTTTTAGCTGCTGAGCCGCACTCTCAATAACATCCGTTACTTCATCTGCAACTTCCGCCGGAGTCGCTCCCGGATAATTAGTTATAACCAACGCTTGTTTAATGGTGAATTCTGGATCTTCCAATCTGGACATATTCAGAAAAGCCATAATCCCGCCGAGCAAAAGAACCAGAGTCAAAACTATTGAAACAGTCTTCTTTTCAATTGTATATCTTGCCAGACTCATCCTCTACTCCCGATTCTACCCTTGAGCACCTTAACTTTCTGACCTTCATACAAATATTTTACACCGGAAACGACTACGATTTCACCGGGGTTGATTCCCTTGTGAACTTCAAACATATCTTTAAATATTCTTCCGACTTCAATCTCACGCTTCTGAACATCTCCATTATGGAATATCCAGACAT comes from the Maridesulfovibrio ferrireducens genome and includes:
- a CDS encoding iron ABC transporter substrate-binding protein, with amino-acid sequence MSKLLLVLLTALTSLCMSLPAYAGTRTITDMAGRTVEIPDKVDRVLCSGPGCLRYLTYLQGQDLIVGVDSIEKRKSRFDSRPYAMANPQFKDQPLFGEFRGHDNPELILSLEPQPQVIFKTFKGMGFDPDKLQEKTGIPVICLTYSSIATKRQLIYNSLKLMGDVVGKSERAEKVCNFIEKNINDLEKRTANVPESQRKSCYIGGIAKKGPHGFQSTEPAYPPFLFVNAKNVACPPKEQGKPLQHANVSKEQIVAWNPEILFMDISTCQLGDEASAINELKTDPVYKSLDAVINDQVYTVLPYNWYSRNYGSIIADAFYVGKVLYPEKFADIDPKAKADEIYSFMVGKPVFNEMDNAFKEKAFDKLVLR
- a CDS encoding FecCD family ABC transporter permease, with product MHFNDGQIPPEYAKHIRRKSLFIVAGFIITAIVFTSSIGMGPVSISFSETLRTLFGETISKRFDLIIWNIRLPQALTAIAAGAGLSVSGAVMQAILRNPLGSPFTLGISHAAAFGAAVSVMILDFGTMASSNVGAVTINSPYLTTAVAFSFSLIATFAIIAISRLRRATPEVMVLTGVALGALFTAGTMFLQYFADDVQLAAMVFWTFGDVARATWTELGIISVVTFIAYIWFTLNRWNFNAIEAGDETAKGLGVKVERIRLTGMLLASLVTSVIVSFLGIIGFVGLVCPHMVRRMIGDDYRFLLPGSCLLGAALLLTADTAARLMLAPNVLPVSVLTAFLGAPVFIWLIIRGNK
- a CDS encoding ABC transporter ATP-binding protein, which translates into the protein MNLKVNGLNFNYNGTSILEGINFSVDKGELLAILGPNGAGKTTLLKCLNAIHKPEQGCVLVKERDVFKLSSDDIAKLLGYVPQRVEPARLSVFDAVLMGRKPHIKWRVRDHDICIVDAALKRLSLCHLSLRYIDQLSGGELQKVSIARALVQEPEVLLLDEPTSSLDLKNQLEILRTVRGVVKGHMVSAIMTMHDLNTALRYADKFIFLKDGTIYGCGATECVTPEMIEAVYGVPVEIEIRNGCPVIHPIEDLNAIDHSHTHSHDHVHATASIHNQ
- a CDS encoding FmdE family protein is translated as MNNFFSPETIKRVIEFHGHQCPGLAVGIRASELCLNKLGHNKDSSLVAICETDMCGVDAIQFLTGCSVGKGNLLFKDHGKMVFTFFRREDGEGFRALLNPDFLEKNRAKMNRLMEVSSNGTATDEEEKQCTAVRSEVETQYLEADLEEMFILDKPQINMPRPAQILQSLNCEICGEKLMESRSRRFSGQTLCIPCFTKVEQKI
- a CDS encoding substrate-binding periplasmic protein; the encoded protein is MKISTFLIFIILIFASPCTATAQPAKITLATHNLCPYGCYDENGVFDGCAVRVVKYAFNKMNIKLNIVVVPWIRAQRLARDGKVDGFFAASKSEDRDQYGVQSAIIAEQRWNWYMLQENPLDPASEHFKKRATVASFRGSNMLKWLNTNNYNATSSPPTTELLLNMLLLKRFDAMLANDMVMTDKILKHNIHNRLKIITLLSKPLGVYFSKNFINENPYFLNQFNKHVEKYMKDHPLPLNIYACPLL
- a CDS encoding efflux RND transporter permease subunit, with amino-acid sequence MSLARYTIEKKTVSIVLTLVLLLGGIMAFLNMSRLEDPEFTIKQALVITNYPGATPAEVADEVTDVIESAAQQLKQLKEVTSINNRGQSIVTVEVAEKYDKNTLPQVWDELRRKVNDAQRALPPGAGPSFVIDDFSDVYGILLSVSGDGYSQQDLQDYVSYLRKQLLLVDNVAKVSIWGDRQETVFVEISRARMAQLGLSLESVYKMLSERNLVVKAGNVRVGREYIEIAPTGGIESVESLGDLFIRDVKGGMLVPLKDVATIHRGYQDPPSRIMHFNGKSSIALGISMIPSSNVVDLGKAVDLKLEELKSETPIGINVENIYFQPKRVEDAVNSFVLNLGEAVVIVIIVLLLFMGMQSGLLIGAVLLITICGSFIFIQMAGVALERISLGALIIALGMLVDNAIVIIEGILIRYQKGGRRIQSAVDVVEQNKWPLLGATVIAVLAFAGIGMSQDSVGEFCRSLFVVLLISLMMSWITAVTITPLLCEMFLKPKVSEGGDLYKGFIFRVYKKVLEFCLRRRAFTLLVLGGMLVASIYGFGFVKQSFFPDSTQPRFFIHYWLPQGTDVRATRDDIAEIERFIKKDKRVKNITSFIGEGAPRFILTYAPEKSNSSYGMILVEVKDYSTVDEVMTKYKEEVNALYPQAEAKFKKFKLGPGREASFEVRFSGPDTKILRDLSREAQQVMLKSGKAESIRDNWRQEVKVLTPVIMEAQAKIAGITRPDLARAMNMFFSGARAGVYREGDKLLPIVMRPPENERLNVEQIGDVQVFSPVAGRMIPVEEIVSGFATEMQYGMLKTRNRMLTVTASCEPVSGLPSVLFNELRPQIESIKIPAGYTMEWGGEYEDSTDAQASLGGCLPLPFAIMVLVTIMLFNCLRIPLIIWLTVPLSIIGVTVGLLLTGEPFGFMALLGFLSLSGMLIKNAVVLLDQVNIELKEGKEPYMAVVDSCVSRIRPVAMAAVTTILGMLPLVTDAFFSAMAVTIMSGLAFATVLTLLVVPVLYAVFYKIKNPV